From a single Piliocolobus tephrosceles isolate RC106 chromosome 21, ASM277652v3, whole genome shotgun sequence genomic region:
- the LOC111524846 gene encoding iron-sulfur cluster assembly 1 homolog, mitochondrial-like, with the protein MVNMSASLVQETVQAVSKRKLQPTWTTLTLTPPAVNKIKQLIKDKPDKPEHLGVKVGVRTRGSNGLSYTLEYTKIKGDSDEVIQDGVRVFIKKKAKLTLLGTEMDYVEDKLSSEFVFNNSNIKGTCGCIESFNI; encoded by the exons ATGGTGAACATGTCAGCTTCCTTAGTCCAGGAAACTGTCCAGGCTGTGAGCAAGAGGAAGCTGCAGCCCACCTGGACCACCCTCACCCTGACACCTCCAGCAGTAAACAAGATAAAACAACTTATTAAAGATaaacctg ataagcCTGAGCATCTAGGTGTAAAAGTCGGTGTCCGAACCAGGGGCTCTAATGGCCTTTCTTATActctagaatatacaaagataAAAGGAGATTCTGATGAagttattcaagatggagtcagaGTATTcatcaaaaagaaagcaaagctaACACTTTTAGGAACAGAAATGGACTATGTTGAAGACAAATTATCCAGTGAGTTTGTGTTCAATAACTCAAACATCAAAGGGACTTGTGGCTGTATAGAAAGCTTT